In the Triticum aestivum cultivar Chinese Spring chromosome 2B, IWGSC CS RefSeq v2.1, whole genome shotgun sequence genome, AAAACCAGCTGGGTCATGCACGAGTTCCGCCTCGACTCGCCGCACCTGCCACCAAGGGTACGTATCACTTGTCGTACTCTTCAGGTTTACCTCCTCTTCGCAATTGCATCGGCCGGCGTTTCTAACCTGGATGCAATTCTGCAGGAGGACTGGGTGCTCTGCAGGGTGTTCCAGAAGCAGAAACTGGACGGCGAGCAAGACAACGCCCGCTCCTCCTCGCCGACCTTCGCCCGCTCGTCGCAGGTGGCGCAGGAGCTGCCCGTGATGGACGCGAGCGGCGACCAGATGATGGGCTCGGGCGCCGCCGGCTTCGTGGCGCCACGGCAGGAGGAGTTGATCTGTGGCCCCAACCCGTTGATGAACGCGGCGATGTGGCAGCAATACAACTCGCTGCTTCTTGACCAGTACCCGCAGGAAGAGATGGCGGGCAGCTCGCCGATGATGGCCACAGGAGGAGCGGGAGATGAGTGCGGATTCTTCTTCGACTCGGGGTTCGAGGACACGGCTACCCTTGGAACCATGAGGTTCCCCCAAGCGTGGAGCTGATGCCGGCCGGTCGTGCGCGCGTGCCCAGTGATCGTTGTGTATACGTTGTGAAGGAAAAACTAGCGATTGAATTATTTAATTCCATTGGTACTGTAGGTATAGTTTGTGAGGTCGTTTAAATAGATTTGTAAAGGATCGAGTGTGTACGTGCTTGCATGAGATGGTTTCGTTTGATCGTTTCCGCCCTTTGAATGATGCCATGTATTGCAATCAGAAAACTCATATGTAAATTAGTACAGCACAGTTCAGATTTCAGTACACACTACACAGGAAACATCATTGCGTTGTTCCTAgagaagatactccctccgtccggaaatacttgtcatcaaaatgtacaaaaaggatgtatctagaactaaaatacatctagatacgtccccttttatttattttgatgacaagtattttcggacggagggagtacaatactagtgttcttttctttttctttttggaacTGGAGACACTCTTCCGCTGTAAAACTGTGTTCCTGTTGAAAAACCTCCATGCATGCTCCTAGTAAATGCACTGGGTGTGTGAGATTATCTGATCTACTTCTCCTTTATTTCAAGTTGCCTGAGATGATGCACGTGCAAGCATTCCGTAAGTAGTAGTACGAATCGTGCATGATATGCATGTTTATTTCAAGCATTCCGTGTGCTTTGTCTTTTCTAAACAAGAAAAGGAAGGGTGTGGAAGAACTTGGTTTGCTGGTACATTTATATGCATGAGGGTGAGGGCGGGGCGGTCGAGGGAGcgccacgggtggcaggagcaggTGCTCCAGCTGGCGTTGGAGGGGGGCTCGCGCGGGGGAGATCGTGCACTGCTGGATTCGGTCGTGGAAACGAAacggctagaggtagaagaagatcATCCAACCGTCCATTCTTCATCCAACGGTCCAGATTTTTGACTGATACTTAGTTTCTTTTCATGTAACTATCTTCtccaagaaaaggaaaaaagaagaatggaagaactttttttttttgcgggaagaaGAATGGAAGAACTTACTGGTACATATGCATGTTCTGTTCTGCACCACGTCCATTTCGAAGCTCGCGCATTTCGGAAGTTAGCCAAGGTTGATCCGCGTCATCTGAGCGCAATGGCCAATAGGGGTGTGTTGCTTGTATGTGGCAACTCCCAGTTAAGTTCCAAACGGAGCTTGGATTTTGCAGGGACAAACATGCATGTCAAGTGAGAATCAATCTGCTGGCCCGCAAGCAGCTAGCTATACCCACACGTACTCCTGTTATAATCGATCTCGTTTTCTTGAAGAACTGGCATCGATCTCTGCCGCGGCACGTCCTCATCAGGCCGAACTGCCGAGCAATCATGCAGTGGAATCCTGTACATTTTCTATGTGTGTGTGCGGAGCCAGCATGCTTCATAATTCTCTCGGCAGCTTGTCATCTATACCTGTTAGACCGGGGACGGACCGTAGGCCAAGTTGGCGAGACATATTATCTGCGCCCACTGATGGGACGATCGAGATCGGGTATGCGCAGGACACATGTACGCAGTGGCGTATGGGCGTTTCGAGGTGCACGTACGCCCTCTAACCTCCATACGCTTTACCGGCGGGTCGTCCCTGTTCTTCATCAAGGTACAAAAGGGATGACATATGACATACCCTCCTGGCCAACAAACCGTCCTACGTAAAGCATGTCAATTTGTACACATGCATTTCATTACAAAGGCGAATAATCAAGTGTACTCAAAGAAGTGTACTGTACATTAACCGTACATGTCATATGCATTATGTTTGTACGGGACGGTCCAGCAGAGAAAGAAAAATCTCGCCACAGATACAATATACCAACATACTAGTACAGAAATTAGCAAAAGTACAGATCAATAAGGTCTTGCAATGCGTTTTAAAAATCAATTTCAAGTCTCATTtgcacgatgacttcccgactgtctattaTAAAAATATTTGTCCCGCTCTAGGGAGGGAGGGATGATGACCGGCACGCCTTTGActtgctccagtgcttgtagtcgtcgctagttgGTCTACAAATTTGGatgtaatttatttttaaattttgttGTACTGCCTTGACAGATGATGAATCGAAAGGTTTTCCCCAATAGAAAATCTTTTCTTAAAATTCCCAATAGAAAGTCTTCATAATAAATCTATAACAATAAACTCCatatataaagaaatataagagcgtttagaatagtttacagagggagtaccaaaataaaagaagtgTCAGTTCAAACAAACCCATAAAGCTAGTGATCGAACACGTGATTCCTAACCGTGTGACTGATACCATTTACAAAATGTGTggcttcttgcagctctggagaccGCTTAGCAAGCGGCCCGATCGGGAGAACATCGACTTCATCATCGCCAGTCTCCACTCCACCGCCAGTTCGCTTGCtcctccgaccccgccgcctccaccGAAGCCCGATTAGCTGCTAGCTTTTCATTTTGTTGGGGCGTGTTGTGATGTGTGCCCCAGCGAAACTTATTTTAGTTCTCTTTCTGCACTTCTTGTTCTCAGACTACTGAACCTGAAACTTTGCTATTGTTGGATGTTTGTGAgtggttgctttatatataaagcggggaaaATCCTTTTTCGTAATCAATCAACCCAATTTATCAATTCTTAATTTCAAAAAACTAAAGTATGTGCTCTAAGtaaccttgtttgaaccttgaaACAGAAGGAACGTCTTCTTCTTTTGCGAAAAGAAGGAACATGACTTTGAACTAAACGAGATCTTGAACTAAATGAGATACAAACACATCTTCAAATAAAAGGAGACGAAAATCATACTTTAAATCAAACTTTTTCATGCCTGTGCGAGCATCGCTAGCACCGGCGGGCAGGGCGCCTTACCTAGCGCACGAGTTCACCTGCGGACCTGTTTGACAAGCGCGAAACCGCCTCACTGCTCGCTACCTACCTAGTGTGTAGGAGGAACCAGCCAATCATGATCCGAACGCTTCCGCTCTAATGTAACGTCTATTGCACTGCTCACCAAATCTGTAGAGTACGCTAAGAGATGTGCACCATAGGAGAGGGAACTCGCGAGAGACCTCCTAATCGGTGCCTTCTCTCAGGTGAGGGTTTCTAGCGCCCACACGCTCATAGATATCTGCCGACACATCATGCGGCGACGCGATGGCTCGCCCGGGCGCTCCTGGTTCACTTGGTCAAACAGTTAACTGGTTGATAGTTGACCAGCCAACCGTTGACTTTTAGAAAAAATCACAACAAAATCAAAAaaagtttgtgaattcaaaaaagttcaaggatttgaagaagttcatcgattttgatacaaagttcatgaatatgaaaaaaaaTATGGATTTAAAAAAGGAGATTGCGGATTTGAGTCACTGAGTTTGAAAAAACAAATCACAGGTTTGAAACAGTTCACAGATTTGGAAAATGTACActaattttgaaaaagttcatgaatttaatttttattTGCAGTTCTTGAAAATAAGATAGTAAATTTGGAAGATATTTGTGAATTTAAATATATTCATGCGTTTGACATAATCTCGTGGgttcaaaaaaaagttcacaaatttgaaaaaagtcacgtgtttaaaaagttcatgaatttgtagaaatttttgaattttaaaaaaggTCAAGCAtataaaaatgaaaagaaaagaaaagaaaaaaaactaagaaagaagaaataaaaaagaaaatggaaaggggagtaaaaaaaagataaagaaaaacaGCATGACCCGAACAAATACTAGTTGAGAAAAACAAAAAACGCCGGTtggaagcttctagaagctttCCAAAACCGAGCTGGGAAGCTACTCTAAGCTtcacaaaaccaggagagcttcCCGCAAGAAATAGCCCGATGGCCCGGCCCATTGCGATCTAACGGTATGTGTCGGTTTTTGAAAACAAGTAAAACTGACGCATAAAGCGTCAAATAGAAGTTGGGTACGAACGAATTGTTCACTCGTCCAACCCCAgggattttgttttcttttttttgcatgcatttttgtttttttattgtggcttttcaaattttgtttgtgtttttccTATGTTTTGGTGGATTTTTTTGAAAGCTGTGTTTTTTCACGATAAACACTACATGTGCTTCAAATTTTTTTTTGCGTTTTTCTGATTTGCTATGTTTCTTTAGCGCTTTCTTTTGATTTTCTCGGTTCTCAGGTTTTCCTTTTgtgtttctccttttcttttctacaTCAGGTTTTGATGATTTTATTTTGTGTTTCGGTTTTCTGTGTTTGTTTATAGTTTTTTGGTTTTTTGGATTTtctgttgttttgtctttttttttctaaaatttTTAGCACATGTCTACTTTTTTCACACACGTCGTACATTTTTCACATGTCTATTTTTGGATTTTGtgatgtttaacatttttcaagtacatggttaatattttttttcaaatgtaTCTTGTTTGAGGCAACGCTAGCTTTTATCTCGCGTCAAACGAGAAATTGGTGAACAAGATCCCGCTTCAACAACGACTCCGGCGTTGACGACGAGTTCTGGGGATGGTTTCTAGGTGCTAGATCGACGACCGGTGTGTAGGGCGGCGCTGTCGTGGTGTCTGGATCTGTGTGGCTTGCTTCGGCGATGTCTTCTCCTCCGAGGTACTGGTTCGAGAGGACCTTAGTCTTCATGACTTCCTGATCGCGTCAAACAATGTCTGGCCGACTCTGGATGAGCGGTAGCTGCGCGCCATGGGCTCACGTTGGTGGTGGAAGACGTTCGGCGTCCCGTGGACCAACTTGTGTTCTCTTTCTTTGACAGGGTTGTATGCTGGTGCTGGCTTAATAGATCAGGGTTGTTTTTGAAAAAAAAGCGAAATTGGTGCTCCCCTCCCGTTTATGTCGGGGGCCAGCCCGACCGAGTGAGAGCAGGGCGTGCTGCCCATGGGCTCTTTAATATCCCACTTTTGCAGCGCCGCCCTGTCCTGCTAGCGCCGGTGTATAGGGGGAGCTCCTACTGGACGCTCGTTGCGTCCAATAGGGCGCCGACGCACAGGGGCGACGCGAGCACGTCGCAGAGGTGCGCCGATTGGGCCGTCCTGTTGGAGAGTGCGCTGGAAATACAAGGTGATAATTTGCTAAAAAAAGCACAACATGATGGCTGGAAATCGAACACAGCACTGCTGACTTGCACTCGCATGCTACTAGCCACTAGGATGGACGAGCTCAATTGACTAAACCACAGCGGAAACCTACAAGACAAAACCTACAAGAAAGTATAAGACTGTTTGAAAAACATCCTTTACGATTTTCCAAATAGCAAAACAAAACGTGAATGTTTTATCAAACGCGAACATTATTAGTTTTTTTCTGcaatttttgagaaaactcaaacatTTTTCAACACACAAACGAATTTTGGAGACGCAAACATATTTTTTAGAACGGAAACATTTTTTAAACTACCCAAAAAACTGAACaggaacaatttttcaaatttcaaaacaaaatttggaaacacaaacaacttttgaatttcccaaacatttttggaatttgaggaatttctttaaagcacaaacattttcagaatcttgagaacaaaatttgaaagtgagaacaaatttggaagcacggACAATTTTTttaagcacaaacattttttgaatcttcagaacaaatttagaaatggagaacaatttttaaagcatgaacatattttgaatcttgagaataaattttgaaaactcctgaacaaatttggaaacgcaaacaattttttaaagcacaggCATTTTTTGAATCTCGAGGacaaattttgaaatagagaacaattttgaaaaatcccgaaTAAATTTGGTAGCGTGAACAAGATTTTaaagcacaattttttttgaatcttgagaataaaaataattttgaaatagagaacaaTTTTGAGAAATCCCGAACAAAATTGGAAGCGCGAACATTTTATGAAAAagcgaacattttctgaaatccgGTATATTTTCTGCATTTCGAAAGTTTTGTAATTTTTTGTGTAACGGGGACAAATTTTGAATTGgataacattttttcaaaaactgaaAATTTTATGAAATACgaacaaaatttgaatattttgaatttatttttaaaaaagagaagaaaagaaatggaaaagaaagaaaacaaacaaacaaaaaaatcaggaacatttttcgaaactgtgattttttttttgaaaatgtgaacactATTTCAGAAATATGAataaagaacattttttaaaagcttaaaaagaaaaaggagaaaataCTAAAAAGTAAAAGGACAAAAAATCGTGAAAAAAAGGAAAGAACAGAATAAGACTGTGAAGAAAAACCAGAAAGAACCAGTAGAAGGAATAAAAGTTTTTTGAATTAACGTAAACTGGTTTGAAGTTTGTTGTCGCCTTTAACTTCTTAAAACTTAGCATTGTTTTCCTTGCAGATCCAGGAGCTGGgcgcggtggctacggcggcgCGTACTTATACAAGAGGTCGTCTGTTCGATCCCTGTAGCCACTATTTTTGCGCTTTTCTAATATCGCAAAGCGAACCCAGGGTGAGCTGCGCCCTGTTCGTCGCGCCGACTATTTGCCGCAAAATGCGGCAAATAGGAAATTCCGTGTATAGGTGTCGCGTGGGGGTGGACGCGCGAGAGTCGGCCCCGGCCACCGGCCACCGCCCACCGCTGCTCGTCGCTCGACCGCGGCGCGCAGGAAAACGAACCAACCAATAGCGGTGGCCGACTGGCTCGTACCTGTTGCTGCTACTACGCGGAGAGCCGGATCGAGCCCAGCGCGATGAGCGCCCGTGGGGGCCTCTGCAACAGTGGAGCGCGCCCCGGCCGATGGCTGTGTCGTCTCAGAGCGACGACACAAGTACCGCGACCCACGCGCGACGGTGACCCGCGCCTGGGccgcgcggggcggggcggggcggggccccCTTCCCGGCCGATCGGGTCAAACGCGTAGCACCTCGTCAAGCCAAACCAAACCTGCCAAGGTTCACAGGGCGCAGGGCGCGGAGACGCCGAGACCGAAAGCTGTAGACTGCGTGCACAGTGCCCGCCCGGCATGCTCCCTCAGCTCGCAGGCCCTACTACGCGCGCGTAGCAGGTAATCGTCCGGCGCCCGATCGATCTTGTCAATTTGTCTGATTTGTCTTCTTGCTGATCCGATCCCGTGCTGTTAATCATGATTAAAAAGACCTTCTCATCCCCTCCAAAAATGTAGATCTACAGACCGTCAGATGTTAGCACTGCTTGGTTTTACTTACATCGCTAACCTAGCTTCCGCACCCGCGCTTTCCGCGCTGGCGCCGGCCCGGGGAGATCGATCTTTATCGAAGGTTGCGCAACCCATAATTAGGGTTCATCCATTGATCGCGTTGCTTGGCTGTACTTTTTGTACCAACAATAAAAAAACTTTTTCGCTGACTTGCTGCATCAAAAAGTAAATCGCAAGCTTTTGATAAAAAACAATCCGTTCTAGCGAGATTTATAATATGAGGATTCATTGTTCTCAACTGGTTGTTTAGTACTCAACAGTGCCCTTCAATCTCATTTTCCAGTTACTCCGTTTCGGTAGCAATTGCAGAAAAGCCTGTTTGCGGTTGCAGGTGAACACATATATTTATGACAGTGGCGAACCTAGAAATAAAATGAAGGGCGTGCACATTTAAAAAAAATTTAAAGTCTATTTCAATTAGGTTGCATGGATCTTAAAAATAAGCTAACTTTTACATGGTGAAAAATTGTTTTTCAAAAATCTGGTTGTGCCATGGCACACCCCCTAGGTACGCCACTGGTTTATGATGAAGCCGAACATAGCAGATTTCATTAGATGAAACATTTTCCTTCCGTTCCGGGCCGGTCACTCAACAACCAACGAGTTTGGCGAGAACAACAGAACAAATTTGGTTGGCTAATCAATTGTACAACAGAATGCTTGTATTGAATGCAACTGCAAGTAACCAAGGATACCGGATCGATAATCAGGGGACACGTAGGGGCTAGCGAAGAAACTGCCTAAACATACTTCTGTGGATCAAAACTTCTATGttctttcaaagtcttcatcaaagcAACTCTTCTTAAGAAGACCCTTGGTCCCCACAAAGAAAGCAACAAACGAAATGCAAGAATTGTCATGCAGAAGTCACACACCTCTTTGCTCCTTGGTTTGCATCTCAATCTACACCGGTCATCGTCATTGCCTTCTTCCATCAGGATGCCACCACCCGCGCCACACAACCGACCTTAACAGTCGTTTGTGTGCGCACGTAGGTTGCTGTGAAGATGTCACCAAGTACACACGTCCTTCCACCATTCGAGCAATGTGTTGCCGATGTGTGGACCCTTCAGGCTGCAATGCCCCGCTCTATGGTCCTACTCATTATTGCACCGACTCGCAAGCTGCAGTTATGTCTCCCTCATGGGTCGTAGCGTCACTGCATGCGTTCCACATCGCCACCTCAGCACGTTAACGTCTACCTTGGCATTCGTTGCGCCGCCTCCCTAGGCGCCGGATGGCCACCGTCTATGCATGGTCTTCGCGATGCTCTTGGGTTCTTCGTCGCCTACTTAGAGCATCGTCGTTGTGTTTCTATAGGCAACCAATGTGCCCCCTTCAGGCTACCTCTGGTTCCATCAACCACATCTTTGTCTTCGTCCAGTACACGCTTGTCGCCAGCGTCTCCATCTCTTCCTGACCACTTCGTCTACGCTGGCAACCATGGGAAATATCAACATCTTCTATCCCCATGCGTTTTGGCTGCACCTGTCCTGGAGGCCTCCTTTACTGCTCCATTCGACATTCGACATGGCGTACAGTTCCTGCTGGTCCCCTTTTACGCACGTCCGATACTGGCTACATAGACACATGCCATCGTTCCTAACATATCCCCGGGATTGGCAAACCTAGTGCGAcaccattgtcagtgtcaaaaccggcggatctcgggtagggggtcccgatctgtgcgtcttaggctgatggtaacaggaagcaagggacacaatgtttaaccaggttcgggccctctcgatggaggtaaaaccctacttcctacccgagagtagatctaccacgagatcgtagaggctaaaccctaagagctagcctatgatggtatgattgtaattgtgatcggccttctaaggaccatcctctctggtttatatagacaccgcagagctagggtttacatggagtcggttacaaggaaggaaacataatatccggatcgccaagcttgtcttccacgcaaaggagagtcccatctggacacgagccgaagtcttgagtcttgtatcttgacgcttctatagtccggacgatgtatacagtccggctgtccggatacccccttatccaggactccctcagtagcccctgaaccaggcttcaatgacgatgagtccggcacgcagtcttgtcttcggcattgcaaggcgggttcctcctccgaatactccaagatggttatcgaacacgtagaccgtgtccggatctgcaagatgatcttcacataccctagcataaatccgttctgctggcaatttttgcacgtcgtgcccttgcatcgtggcctggtccaacacaaACCGGCGTCTCGTGCTCCCCCTCAACTCgcgtcgcgaggcggttttattggcacgtcctgccaaagcagagatcgtgtcccccttaatacgggctcttttatcaatatgggcatatgtgaccccacggcgaccgttggtatgatcccatgtattttagataagtctcaagcggtcacgctgaggactcttggtatttatcccttttataaaggggttaAGGCCTACGCCTTTTTACCACCTCTCTTGCTCTTCCTCGCCCCTCGAGCTCCTAcactcaaaacctaagctccagcATCCCAGATCGTCCAgcatgtccggatccgacgcaacaggccggtgggtggcatcctcgattcaggaggaggatattgcaaagcttagggaggtcggatacctgaccgtcGATGTCCAGCACATGCTTCCTGCTCCGGGGCAAATTATCCCCACGCCGgggcccaatgagagcgtcgtgttcattcctcacttcctccgaggcctgggcctcaccctcgacccctttgtgagggggctcatgttctactatgggttggattttcatgatctggctccaggcGCCATCCTCCACATCACGTCTTTCATTATTAtgtgcgaagcttttctccacgtcaacccacacttcatcttatggctgaagaccttcaatgtgaagccaaagatgatcgaggggcgacatgcagagtgcggaggcgccataataagcagaaacgttgatgccccatggccagagggttcttttccggaagtatccgatgtatggcaatagagatggttctatgtcacttctcctagaggcacaaagtgggtagctgcccccgagttccgctcaggccctctgtcacagttggcgtcttggaccgatgtgggcggaattatgggcctgctggcgatgtactAGAACTgtagaatcgcatccgggagcttattgagagggacataaatcttgtcagcataattcaggtaatgctagtccgacggatgttgccgtgtaaacgtcggcctctccagatgtgggagtttaatccggagggtccgcgtactattaagcacttcttcggcctgacgctcgaagggatgtgcaagttattcttcggaccacatgtaaagtgtccagacaccactgaggatgcgggcctaagctgcaatcacctagatgcccaagtaagtaaccttaaagccgaacacttcatttatatttatcataaccattattctgaaaatccttccgtggccaggaatggctcatcaaggcggagagaatcaggtatccggcgccacttcctgaaggctcgcctggtcccactATTGCAAAGATGCTAGGtcgggcgctcagcaaaatcccttcagggaaaggcgaaggaaagggcagtgaagccaaACTTCACGCGCTACGCATCCAGACCGGGGAAATCGCTACCCATCCTATGGAGGATAGCCGGAAAGGGGAGgccaaagcctcctccccacgcgggaagaagacggccgcctccaaagatttggaggcggagacgcccaagcaagggaagaaaacatcacCAGAGGGCTCTGCCGCGACAGGCACTctcaccgcgtcatgcccaccAAGGGGCCAACCCTCCACTGAGCCGTAAGTTATTCTTTAATTCGAAGGTGGgatgttactccgagatccataaccaggacttcgtcttttgtagtccggcgagcagctcttctcaacagagttcgttttcgggggacctttgtccggagataatggagagtgagactccacccaattctctgcctcatgaagcgggcgacacggaggagtccggatctgccgaagccggaggctaacacgtcagccgccctgagcccggagcgtttggctcctaCGGGGGGCAATGAGAAGTGTCCGACGCAGTTCAGTGTCCGGCCGGATGTACTGACGGGCCGTCTGGAGCGAGCcgtgctctcggaggagcaccgctctttaacaAGCACgatgctcacgaagatttcatccactactagcggtttgaatgaggcatttacaagcctgctcaaaggctttgaggtatgtagtgaaaaatgcacaatTTTTTGATAATGAAGCGCGTGCTAGGagtgctccctatagatagtagcccctgagactctggttgcccgccgtaggcggcaaacgggggatcatatactaatggctGGGCCGTTAATGTGCGCAAGTATACAAGGATCCGGCAGCcaaccagtctgttgaagttgccgaactaaggaggcagatcagaTCCATTGATgctgatatcacgctggtgaataagCGGCTGGAGGAGTCATAGGGTATGTGCTCGGCTTCCCTTATTATGATGTATAGGGAAATGCAAGAGGGgcataatgttggaaatatgccctagaggcaataataaaatggttattattatatttccttgttcatgataattgtctattgttcatgctataattgtattaactggaaaccgtaatacatgtgtgaatacatagaccaaaacatgtccctagtgagcctctagttgactagctcgttgatcaatagatggttatggtttcctgaccatggacattggatgtcattgataacgggatcacatcattaggagaatgatgtgatggacaagacccaatcctaagcatagcacaagatcgtgtagttcgttcgctaaaagcttttctaatgtcaagtatcatttccttagaccatgagattgtgcaactcccggatactgtaggaatgctttgggtgtgccaaacatcacaacgtaactgggtggctataaaggtgcactacgggtatctccgaaagtgtctgttgggttggcatgaatcgagactaggatttgtcactccgtgtgacggagaggtatctctgggcccactcggtaatgcatcatcataatgtgctcAATGTGACTAactagttagtcatgggatcatgcattacggaacgagtaaagtgacttgccggtaacaagattgaacgaggtattgggataccgacgatcgaatctcgggcaaataacgtaccgattgacaaagggaattgtatacgtgattgcttgaatccttgacatcgtggttcatccgatgagatcatcgtggaacatgtgggagccaacatgggtgtaacgccccggatacaactttccatattcgtaactccgactcttgccttttccggagatgcgatatgatttttcctccgtggttgggtttttgtttgttgttttgcattttgttcttgatATACATCttgtctcatgtcatcatctgcacttcatctgcatttcatctgcatgtttttcaaaacttgcttccgttcgggttccgccggttctctctgtt is a window encoding:
- the LOC123041693 gene encoding protein CUP-SHAPED COTYLEDON 1, translated to MGLREIESTLPPGFRFYPSDQELVCHYLYKKVTNERASQGTLVEVDLHAREPWELPDVAKLTASEWYFFSFRDRKYATGSRTNRATKTGYWKATGKDREVRSPATRAVVGMRKTLVFYQGRAPNGSKTSWVMHEFRLDSPHLPPREDWVLCRVFQKQKLDGEQDNARSSSPTFARSSQVAQELPVMDASGDQMMGSGAAGFVAPRQEELICGPNPLMNAAMWQQYNSLLLDQYPQEEMAGSSPMMATGGAGDECGFFFDSGFEDTATLGTMRFPQAWS